The Gemmatimonadota bacterium DH-78 region CTTCGAAGAAGACGTTCACGATCTCTTCGACTGGGATCGCTCGGCCGACAGCCGGGCCGTTCCCGGAGGAACGGCCCGGTCTGCCGTGGAGACGCAGTTGGCGGCAGCCCGCCGGGCACTGGGGGGGTAGGCGCCCCCCCCGGCTCAGGCCGGCACGGGCTGAGCGAGGGAGCGACCCACCACCTCGGTGAACGGCCTCAGCCCCGCCATCAACCGCTCGAACTCCTCGAAGCTCAGCGACTGCTCCCCGTCCGAGGTGGCCTCTTCGGGGCAGGGGTGCACCTCGACGATCACCCCGTCGGCACCGGCGGCGATGGCCGCGTAGCTCAGCGGGGCGACCAGGTCGCGCGAGCCACCCGCATGGCTGGGATCGGCGAACACCGGCAGGTGCGTCTCCCGCTTCAGCACCGGAATGGCCGCGAGGTCGAAGGTGTTGCGCGTGGCGGTCTCGAAGGTGCGGATGCCGCGCTCGCAGAGGATCACCTGCATGTTGCCCTGGCTCATCACGTACTCCGCGGCGAGGAGCAGATCCTTGATGGTGGCCGACATGCCCCGCTTCAGCAGCACGGGGCGATGGAGCCGGCCCACCTCGGTGAGCAGGGCGAAGTTCTGCATGTTGCGGGCGCCGATCTGCAGCACGTCGGCGTACCCCGCCACGAGTTCGACCTGGCGGGTGTCCATCACCTCGGTCACCACGGGGAGGCCCGTGGCTTCGCGGACCTCAGCGAGGATCCGGAGTCCCTCTTCTCCCAGACCCTGGAACGAGTACGGCGAGGTGCGGGGCTTGAAGGCTCCCCCCCGCAGCCCGCGGGCACCGGCTTCGAGCACGCGCTCGGCGGTAGCCTGCATCACCTCCCGGCTCTCCACGCTGCAGGGGCCCGCCACCACCGTGAACTCCTCGGCGCCGATCTCGGTCGACCCGAAGGGGATGCGGGTGGCGTGGGGGGAGAAGCTCCGGGACGCGAGCTTGTACGGCTTGAGCACCGGGTGCACCTGCTCCACGCCGGGGATCGACAGCAGGGGGAGTTCAGACAGCCGGCTCTCGTCGCCGACGCAGCCGATGATGGTGCGGTGCTCTCCGACGGAGAGGTGCGTGCGCAGGCCGGCGGCCTCCACGCGTTCGCGGATGTGGTCGACCTGCTCGCGGGTCACGCCCGCGCGGGTCACGATGATCATGGATGGTCTCGGTGAGGACCCGAGGACTCGATCACCGGGGGCCGAAACGACGACCGGGCCCCCGGGAAGGTGTCCCGAGGGCCCGGTGGGGGTCGTCGTCGGAAAAGCGTCAGCTATCCGGCGCGCACAACCGCCCGGCCCTCGGCACGGTGGCCAAAGTACCAGTATCGCCCGGTATACGAGGCGGCGGCGGTTGCGACGTTCAGCATACCCGACGATGGTCTCGGCGCCGCGGCCCGTCAAGGCGGTGTGGACTGGGCCGCGATCGCAGGGGTACCTTGGCGGGTCGTTGCCTGCTTCCCCCTGCCTGTTCGTTCATGGACCCCAAGGAACAACTCAAGCGAGACGCCGCCCGCGAGGCTCTCTCCCGCGTGACCCCCGGAATGCGTC contains the following coding sequences:
- the aroF gene encoding 3-deoxy-7-phosphoheptulonate synthase yields the protein MIIVTRAGVTREQVDHIRERVEAAGLRTHLSVGEHRTIIGCVGDESRLSELPLLSIPGVEQVHPVLKPYKLASRSFSPHATRIPFGSTEIGAEEFTVVAGPCSVESREVMQATAERVLEAGARGLRGGAFKPRTSPYSFQGLGEEGLRILAEVREATGLPVVTEVMDTRQVELVAGYADVLQIGARNMQNFALLTEVGRLHRPVLLKRGMSATIKDLLLAAEYVMSQGNMQVILCERGIRTFETATRNTFDLAAIPVLKRETHLPVFADPSHAGGSRDLVAPLSYAAIAAGADGVIVEVHPCPEEATSDGEQSLSFEEFERLMAGLRPFTEVVGRSLAQPVPA